A part of bacterium HR17 genomic DNA contains:
- the rplE gene encoding 50S ribosomal protein L5, which translates to MARKEKGQELRQPALETSGERYVPRLRQYYQREVVPKLIQQFGYKNIMQVPRIVKVVINVGVGDGKDDARAIDSAVKEISLITGQRPVVRRAKRAIAGFRLRKGQPIGVTVTLRRDRMWDFLDRLINLALPRIRDFKGLPADAFDGRGNYNLGIAEQLIFPELTYDDVYRVRGMNISIVTTAKTDEEASALLKALGFPLQNGKAA; encoded by the coding sequence ATGGCGCGCAAAGAGAAAGGGCAAGAACTGCGACAACCCGCCCTAGAAACGAGCGGGGAGCGATATGTGCCCCGCTTGCGCCAGTATTACCAGCGGGAAGTCGTGCCCAAATTGATACAGCAGTTCGGTTACAAAAACATCATGCAAGTGCCGCGCATCGTCAAAGTGGTCATCAATGTCGGCGTCGGTGACGGCAAGGATGACGCCCGCGCTATCGACTCCGCCGTCAAAGAGATTTCGTTGATCACGGGACAGCGCCCGGTGGTTCGTCGGGCAAAGCGGGCAATCGCCGGTTTTCGGTTGCGAAAGGGACAGCCCATCGGCGTGACGGTCACGCTCCGCCGTGACCGTATGTGGGACTTTTTGGATCGCTTAATCAACTTGGCACTGCCGCGCATCCGCGACTTCAAAGGGCTACCTGCCGATGCCTTTGACGGACGGGGCAACTACAACCTCGGCATCGCTGAACAACTGATTTTCCCTGAACTCACTTACGACGATGTGTATCGGGTGCGGGGCATGAACATCTCCATCGTCACGACGGCGAAGACGGACGAAGAGGCGTCAGCCCTACTGAAAGCCTTAGGGTTCCCGTTGCAAAACGGTAAGGCTGCGTAA
- the rplO gene encoding 50S ribosomal protein L15 — MLMLHELRPALGAKHRKKRVGRGIAAGQGKTAGRGTKGQKARENVAPWFEGGQTPLYKRVPKLRGEGKKAMPVEPFRKHYAVVNIAQLQAKFDTGETVTPEELVKRRLIDAVKDGVRVLGNGALTKPLTVYAHHFSASAKAKIEAAGGKAVVIAP, encoded by the coding sequence ATGTTGATGTTGCACGAATTGCGCCCGGCATTAGGTGCTAAGCACCGCAAAAAGCGGGTCGGACGAGGCATTGCCGCCGGGCAAGGCAAGACCGCCGGACGCGGGACGAAAGGGCAAAAAGCCCGCGAAAATGTCGCACCGTGGTTTGAAGGGGGACAAACGCCTTTATACAAGCGCGTGCCCAAGTTGCGCGGCGAGGGCAAAAAAGCGATGCCGGTTGAACCCTTCCGCAAACACTACGCTGTGGTCAACATCGCTCAATTGCAAGCCAAATTTGACACAGGGGAAACGGTCACGCCTGAGGAATTGGTGAAGCGACGGCTCATCGACGCCGTCAAAGACGGGGTGCGTGTTCTGGGCAACGGGGCGTTGACCAAGCCGTTGACCGTTTACGCTCACCATTTCAGTGCGTCGGCTAAAGCCAAGATTGAGGCAGCTGGCGGCAAAGCCGTGGTGATCGCGCCATGA
- the adk gene encoding Adenylate kinase, translated as MGRSLIVLLGPPGSGKGTHGRRWAEEHGCLYVATGDLLREAIRHGTALGVQAQTYVARGELVPDEVMAQLIEEMLQKADRCVVLDGYPRTLVQAATLEGLAHRLGWQVAMVLLLDVGEQELIERLSARRVCPNCQAIYNLLSAPPRQDERCDVCGAALVQRDDDRPEVVLHRLAVYREQTQPVADYYARRGMLVTVNASGTPEEVYARLRQVTAR; from the coding sequence ATGGGGCGTTCTCTCATCGTGCTCTTGGGTCCCCCAGGGTCTGGCAAGGGCACGCACGGGCGGCGCTGGGCAGAAGAGCACGGGTGCCTCTATGTCGCCACCGGCGATTTGCTGCGCGAGGCGATTCGGCACGGCACCGCGTTGGGCGTTCAGGCACAAACTTATGTCGCCCGCGGCGAACTCGTGCCCGACGAAGTGATGGCGCAACTGATTGAAGAGATGCTGCAAAAAGCAGACCGCTGCGTGGTGCTGGACGGTTACCCCCGCACCCTCGTGCAAGCAGCGACCTTGGAAGGGCTCGCTCATCGCTTGGGATGGCAGGTGGCGATGGTGCTCCTGTTGGATGTCGGTGAGCAGGAGTTGATAGAACGGCTGAGCGCCCGGCGCGTTTGCCCCAACTGCCAAGCCATCTACAATTTGTTGTCGGCACCGCCGCGACAGGATGAGCGGTGTGATGTCTGCGGTGCCGCACTGGTCCAAAGGGACGACGACCGTCCCGAAGTCGTCCTCCACCGTTTGGCAGTTTACCGGGAGCAGACGCAGCCGGTCGCCGATTACTACGCCCGACGGGGAATGTTGGTGACCGTCAACGCTTCCGGCACACCCGAGGAAGTTTACGCCCGCTTGCGACAGGTGACGGCACGATGA
- the infA gene encoding Translation initiation factor IF-1 has translation MPKEQTIEIEGTVKEALPNATFRVVLDNGQEVLAHVSGRMRVHFIRIVPGDRVKVELSPYDPKRGRIVYRMR, from the coding sequence ATGCCGAAAGAGCAAACGATTGAAATAGAAGGCACAGTCAAAGAGGCGTTGCCCAACGCGACCTTCCGCGTGGTGTTGGATAACGGACAAGAAGTGTTGGCGCATGTGTCTGGGCGGATGCGCGTGCATTTCATCCGCATCGTGCCGGGCGACCGCGTCAAAGTGGAGCTTTCGCCTTACGACCCCAAACGAGGGCGCATTGTTTACCGCATGCGATAG
- the rplX gene encoding 50S ribosomal protein L24 yields MARRGTVKASIRWKMNIKRGDIVQVISGSALWRGKRGRVLRVLPKENRLVVEGVYLVWKHQRPMGQMMQGGRIQKPAPIHRSKVMLVCPHCDKPTRIKMVMQADGRKVRACKRCGEIIDT; encoded by the coding sequence ATGGCGCGCAGAGGCACCGTCAAAGCATCCATCAGATGGAAGATGAACATCAAGCGCGGCGACATCGTGCAGGTCATCTCCGGCAGCGCCTTGTGGCGGGGCAAACGGGGGCGTGTCCTGCGCGTTTTGCCGAAGGAAAACCGGCTCGTCGTTGAAGGCGTTTACTTGGTCTGGAAGCACCAGCGCCCGATGGGGCAGATGATGCAAGGAGGGCGTATCCAGAAGCCCGCCCCGATCCATCGGTCCAAAGTGATGCTGGTTTGTCCGCATTGTGACAAGCCGACGCGCATCAAGATGGTCATGCAAGCCGATGGGCGCAAAGTGCGGGCATGCAAACGGTGTGGCGAAATTATTGACACCTAA
- the rpsE gene encoding 30S ribosomal protein S5, giving the protein MELREREKFEERTIEVRRVSRVMEGGKRMSFRALVVVGDGHGRVGAAIGKALGVPEAVRKAAERAKRNLVTVPMLGDTVPHEVWGRMKATRVLLKPAAPGTGVIASGTVRAVLELAGIRNILTKVYGSRNPINVVQATLDALRQLRSPQEIAQMRGKPLQNLPIPRKLRRWLERDASASAASPSDLGA; this is encoded by the coding sequence ATGGAACTGCGCGAACGGGAGAAATTTGAAGAACGCACCATAGAAGTGCGGCGGGTGTCCCGCGTGATGGAAGGGGGCAAGCGGATGTCGTTCCGCGCCCTCGTCGTTGTCGGGGACGGGCACGGACGCGTCGGTGCCGCTATTGGCAAAGCGTTAGGTGTGCCAGAAGCCGTCCGCAAAGCCGCTGAACGCGCCAAGCGCAACCTCGTCACCGTCCCGATGTTGGGGGACACCGTCCCTCACGAGGTCTGGGGACGCATGAAGGCGACGCGGGTGTTGCTGAAACCCGCTGCGCCGGGCACCGGCGTCATCGCCAGCGGGACGGTGCGCGCGGTGCTGGAATTGGCGGGCATCCGCAACATCCTGACAAAGGTCTACGGTTCGCGCAACCCCATTAATGTCGTGCAGGCGACGCTGGACGCATTGCGCCAACTGCGTTCCCCCCAGGAAATCGCCCAAATGCGCGGCAAACCGCTGCAAAATTTACCTATCCCACGCAAACTGCGGAGGTGGCTGGAACGCGATGCCAGCGCATCGGCAGCTTCTCCGAGTGACCTTGGTGCGTAG
- the rplF gene encoding 50S ribosomal protein L6: MSRIGRKPIPIPQGVSVALEDHTVIVRGPKGELRQSVHPDIRVRVEGGQVIVERTKDRWQYRAFHGLYRSLIANMVHGVANGFEKVLEVRGMGYRVEQKSPTQIVLNVGYSHPVIFDAPAGITFEVQPVTPNPQNDFLCARIVVRGIDKALVGNTAARLRAVRPPDAYKGKGIRYADEPVRLKPGKAAKGKGKK, translated from the coding sequence ATGTCGCGTATCGGTCGCAAACCCATCCCAATCCCGCAAGGTGTCAGTGTGGCGTTAGAAGACCACACCGTTATCGTTCGCGGTCCCAAAGGGGAACTGCGTCAGTCCGTTCACCCGGACATTCGTGTGCGCGTGGAAGGCGGTCAGGTGATTGTGGAGCGGACGAAAGACCGGTGGCAATATCGCGCCTTTCACGGCTTGTATCGGTCTCTGATCGCCAACATGGTGCATGGCGTGGCGAACGGTTTTGAAAAAGTCTTGGAAGTGCGGGGGATGGGTTACCGCGTGGAGCAAAAATCGCCGACGCAAATCGTCTTGAATGTCGGTTACTCACACCCGGTGATTTTTGACGCCCCCGCAGGGATCACTTTTGAGGTGCAGCCTGTGACGCCCAACCCGCAGAACGACTTTCTGTGCGCCCGCATCGTCGTGCGCGGCATTGACAAAGCGCTGGTCGGTAACACGGCTGCCCGGCTGCGAGCGGTGCGCCCACCGGACGCTTATAAGGGTAAAGGTATCCGTTACGCCGACGAACCGGTGCGCCTCAAGCCGGGCAAAGCCGCTAAAGGTAAGGGCAAGAAGTGA
- the rpsK gene encoding 30S ribosomal protein S11, which produces MAQKRSARRGQRRRRERRVITHAIAHVQSTYNNTIVTITDPQGNTLAWASGGTVGFKGTKKGTPYAAQLAAQTAGRRVLDMGVKKLDILVKGPGPGRDTAVRALQALGFEIGVIKDITPTPHNGCRPSRRRRT; this is translated from the coding sequence ATGGCGCAGAAACGGTCCGCTCGACGCGGACAGCGCCGACGGCGCGAGCGGAGGGTTATCACCCACGCCATCGCGCATGTCCAGTCCACTTACAACAACACGATCGTGACAATTACGGACCCGCAAGGGAACACGCTGGCGTGGGCGAGTGGGGGCACCGTCGGTTTCAAGGGCACCAAGAAAGGCACACCGTATGCGGCGCAATTGGCGGCGCAAACGGCGGGGCGGCGTGTCTTGGACATGGGCGTCAAAAAGTTGGATATTTTGGTGAAAGGTCCGGGACCTGGGCGCGACACCGCTGTGCGCGCCTTGCAAGCCTTAGGCTTTGAAATCGGCGTCATCAAAGACATTACACCGACGCCCCACAACGGTTGCCGTCCCAGCCGACGGCGCCGCACTTAA
- the rpsZ gene encoding 30S ribosomal protein S14 type Z, with protein MARKCHIVKAFMKEPKFQVRKKNRCHRCGRGRAYIRRFGLCRICLRELASRGLLAGVRKASW; from the coding sequence ATGGCGAGGAAGTGCCACATCGTCAAGGCGTTCATGAAAGAGCCGAAATTTCAGGTGCGCAAAAAAAATCGTTGCCATCGGTGTGGGCGCGGGCGCGCCTACATCCGTCGGTTCGGACTCTGCCGTATCTGTCTCCGAGAATTAGCCAGCCGAGGGTTGCTTGCCGGGGTTCGGAAAGCCAGTTGGTGA
- the rplR gene encoding 50S ribosomal protein L18 yields the protein MAVKYRTRAERRTRRHWRIRARVVGTADRPRLAVFRSLRHIYAQVIDDTTGRTLCAASTLDKALRGKLQGLTKTQQAAEVGKLIAQRALALGITKVAFDRGGHKYHGRVKALADAARSVGLEF from the coding sequence ATGGCGGTAAAATATCGGACGCGCGCTGAACGGCGCACACGCCGTCACTGGCGTATACGCGCCCGTGTGGTCGGAACGGCAGACCGGCCGCGTCTCGCGGTCTTTCGCAGCCTCCGACACATTTACGCACAAGTCATTGACGACACGACAGGACGCACGTTGTGCGCCGCTTCCACGCTGGATAAAGCCTTGCGGGGCAAGTTACAAGGGTTGACAAAAACCCAGCAAGCCGCTGAAGTCGGCAAACTCATCGCCCAACGAGCGTTAGCGTTGGGCATCACGAAGGTCGCTTTTGACCGAGGGGGGCACAAGTATCACGGCAGGGTCAAAGCCCTCGCCGATGCCGCTCGGTCTGTCGGCTTGGAGTTTTAG
- the map gene encoding Methionine aminopeptidase 1 gives MTQTKTRPPRARVILKTAEEIARMREAGVIAYHALRAAKEAVRPGVTPKELDAIAEAVIRQHGAQPSFKGYRGYPAATCIAVNEAVVHAIPTQRPLQEGDIVGIDLGVFYKGVHVDTGITVPVGRVSPTARKLLRVTAEALYKGIAQARAGNTVWDIAAAIQDFVEAHGFSVVRELVGHGVGRYLHEAPEIPNFTEPSLRRIVLMPGMTFAIEPMVTAGDFRVKVLPDKWTVVTVDGSLSAQFEHTVAITQDGTPLILTVGPDGEDDLWRGAFE, from the coding sequence ATGACACAGACCAAAACGCGACCACCGCGCGCCCGTGTGATTTTAAAAACAGCGGAAGAAATCGCCAGAATGCGCGAAGCCGGTGTCATCGCTTACCACGCCCTCAGAGCAGCCAAAGAGGCTGTCCGACCGGGTGTGACGCCCAAAGAGTTGGACGCTATCGCGGAGGCGGTCATCCGCCAACACGGTGCCCAGCCATCGTTCAAAGGTTACCGAGGCTACCCTGCGGCGACATGCATCGCCGTTAACGAAGCGGTCGTTCACGCCATTCCGACCCAGCGCCCGCTGCAGGAGGGCGATATCGTCGGGATTGATTTGGGGGTTTTCTACAAAGGGGTGCATGTGGACACCGGCATCACTGTGCCCGTAGGGCGCGTCAGCCCCACAGCGCGTAAACTGTTGCGGGTGACGGCGGAAGCCCTATACAAAGGTATCGCGCAAGCCCGTGCAGGCAACACCGTCTGGGACATCGCCGCTGCCATTCAAGATTTTGTAGAAGCACACGGTTTTTCTGTTGTGCGGGAGTTGGTGGGGCACGGTGTCGGACGCTATTTGCACGAGGCGCCAGAAATCCCCAACTTTACCGAACCGAGTCTGCGTCGGATCGTGCTGATGCCCGGTATGACCTTTGCCATTGAACCGATGGTGACAGCCGGTGACTTTCGTGTTAAAGTTTTGCCGGACAAATGGACGGTCGTCACCGTTGACGGGAGCCTGTCCGCTCAGTTTGAACATACAGTCGCCATTACCCAAGACGGAACGCCACTGATTTTGACCGTCGGTCCCGACGGGGAAGACGACCTGTGGCGAGGTGCTTTTGAGTAG
- the rpsM gene encoding 30S ribosomal protein S13 — translation MARIAGVEIPDNKRLFVGLTYIYGVGRTLAVKACQAVGIDPTRKLSELSDEELARLRDYIERNYKVEGDLRREVAENIKRLIDIRCYRGLRHLAGLPVRGQRTRSNARTRKGPRKTVGTKKGKRSKKKG, via the coding sequence ATGGCGCGCATTGCAGGCGTGGAAATTCCCGACAACAAGCGCCTCTTCGTCGGTTTGACCTACATCTACGGGGTCGGTCGGACACTGGCGGTGAAAGCCTGTCAAGCCGTCGGTATAGACCCGACGCGCAAATTGAGTGAACTGTCAGATGAAGAGTTGGCGCGCCTGCGCGACTACATTGAGCGCAACTATAAAGTGGAAGGAGACTTAAGGCGTGAGGTCGCCGAGAACATTAAGCGGTTGATTGATATTCGTTGCTACCGGGGGTTGCGCCACTTAGCGGGGTTGCCAGTGCGGGGACAACGAACGCGCTCTAACGCCCGCACCCGCAAAGGTCCCCGCAAGACCGTCGGGACGAAGAAAGGTAAGCGTAGCAAGAAGAAAGGCTAA
- the rpsH gene encoding 30S ribosomal protein S8 has protein sequence MPVVNDPIGDMLTRLRNAYRARHEEVIMPASKFRIAVADVLKREGYIADYRVITEQELSKGLQLLDQALERKAISGAFVKSPDYDLLEAVRKKGIAVSRDAERALRTLKQLFETGFIPHPRKRGVLKQGILVVKLRYLPGRPSRPAITGVKRVSKPGRHLYVRKTQIPRVMAGLGIAILSTSQGVMSDSEARRKGVGGELLAYVW, from the coding sequence ATGCCGGTCGTCAACGACCCAATCGGGGACATGCTGACCCGCCTGCGCAACGCCTACCGGGCGCGGCACGAGGAGGTCATCATGCCTGCGTCTAAGTTTCGCATCGCGGTGGCGGATGTCTTGAAGCGTGAGGGTTACATCGCCGACTACCGCGTCATCACCGAACAAGAGTTGTCCAAAGGTTTACAACTTTTGGATCAAGCCTTGGAACGCAAGGCGATCTCCGGCGCGTTTGTGAAAAGTCCCGACTACGACCTGTTGGAAGCCGTGCGCAAAAAAGGCATCGCCGTCAGCCGCGATGCCGAACGAGCGTTGCGCACCCTTAAACAACTCTTTGAGACAGGGTTCATCCCCCATCCGCGCAAACGGGGCGTGCTCAAACAAGGTATCTTGGTCGTCAAACTGCGTTACTTGCCGGGGCGTCCGTCCCGACCGGCGATCACGGGCGTCAAACGCGTCAGCAAACCTGGTCGGCATCTATATGTGCGCAAGACGCAAATTCCGCGCGTCATGGCTGGTTTGGGTATCGCTATCCTGTCCACCAGCCAAGGCGTGATGAGCGACAGTGAAGCCCGTCGCAAGGGTGTCGGCGGCGAACTCTTGGCTTATGTCTGGTAA
- the secY gene encoding Protein translocase subunit SecY — translation MMVRPDRSGNLIQNALTALKVPDLQRRFKFLLFALAVYAFGSHIPVPGVDTSRVEQFFTSGVGSGAFFGLVNMFTGGALRKFSIFALGVIPYINGSIIVQLLTAAFPQLEELRKEGEWGRRKLAQYTRYATFISAVLQGWGFIHLFMHYGALPPDLTLWAKLRILLSLMAGTAFLMWLGELITERGIGNGISIIIFAGIVMRLPAELVSVLASALSGGIPLGSVLLLFALFAFTLVFIVYIQQSQRRIPVTYTRRMIGNRLGSVTSYLPIPVNIGGVIPIIFALAIVSFPVTVVNFFPPGLTVPLVGWTMRDIHDFMQRWFTPGGSLLGLLLYAVFVIVFTFFYAAIIYRPDEIADNLRKWGGVIPGIRPGQQTVEYIDRVATRITFAGAAFLAVIAVLEFLVPKLTNIQQFELVGGTSVLIAVSVALETMKQLEAQLLLRQYETFIK, via the coding sequence ATGATGGTCCGTCCCGACCGTAGCGGCAACCTCATCCAAAACGCGCTGACGGCGTTGAAGGTTCCCGACCTTCAGCGTCGTTTCAAGTTCCTGCTATTCGCCCTCGCCGTCTACGCGTTCGGCTCACACATCCCTGTTCCGGGTGTGGACACCAGCCGCGTGGAACAGTTTTTTACTTCGGGTGTCGGTAGTGGGGCGTTTTTCGGGTTGGTCAACATGTTCACAGGGGGGGCGTTGCGTAAGTTCTCCATCTTTGCGTTGGGCGTAATCCCTTACATCAACGGCAGCATCATCGTCCAGTTGCTCACGGCTGCTTTCCCGCAGTTAGAAGAGTTGCGCAAGGAGGGCGAATGGGGGCGGCGCAAGTTAGCGCAGTATACCCGTTACGCGACTTTCATCTCGGCGGTCTTGCAAGGATGGGGTTTCATTCACCTGTTCATGCACTACGGGGCGCTGCCGCCCGATTTGACCTTGTGGGCGAAGTTGCGGATTCTATTGTCGTTGATGGCGGGAACAGCATTTTTGATGTGGTTGGGGGAACTGATCACCGAGCGAGGTATCGGGAACGGCATCTCTATCATTATTTTCGCCGGCATCGTGATGCGTTTGCCGGCGGAACTGGTGAGCGTGCTGGCGAGCGCCCTTTCGGGCGGGATACCGTTGGGCAGCGTTCTGTTGCTCTTTGCTCTGTTTGCTTTCACGCTGGTCTTCATCGTTTACATCCAACAATCGCAGCGACGCATTCCCGTCACCTACACTCGGCGCATGATCGGTAACCGTCTGGGAAGCGTCACGAGTTACCTGCCGATTCCGGTCAACATCGGCGGCGTCATCCCCATCATTTTCGCTTTAGCGATCGTCAGTTTCCCGGTGACTGTCGTCAACTTTTTCCCGCCGGGTCTGACGGTCCCGCTCGTCGGTTGGACGATGCGCGATATCCATGACTTCATGCAACGATGGTTCACGCCGGGCGGCAGCCTTTTGGGGTTGCTGCTCTACGCAGTGTTCGTCATCGTCTTCACCTTCTTCTACGCCGCCATCATCTACCGCCCTGACGAGATCGCGGATAACTTGCGCAAATGGGGCGGGGTTATCCCCGGCATTCGTCCGGGACAGCAAACGGTGGAATACATTGACCGCGTCGCAACGCGCATCACATTTGCCGGCGCTGCCTTCTTGGCGGTCATCGCTGTGCTGGAGTTCCTCGTCCCGAAGTTGACCAACATCCAGCAGTTTGAATTGGTCGGCGGCACCTCGGTGCTCATCGCAGTCAGCGTCGCCTTGGAAACGATGAAGCAGTTGGAGGCGCAACTTTTGTTGCGCCAGTATGAGACATTCATCAAGTAG
- the rpmD gene encoding 50S ribosomal protein L30: MPAHRQLLRVTLVRSPIGCPKDQKATVKALGLNRLGKSVVVPDNPSVRGMVRKVAHLVRWEAVERPAPSEVTR; the protein is encoded by the coding sequence ATGCCAGCGCATCGGCAGCTTCTCCGAGTGACCTTGGTGCGTAGCCCCATCGGGTGTCCAAAGGACCAAAAGGCAACGGTCAAAGCGCTGGGCTTGAACCGTCTGGGCAAAAGTGTCGTCGTGCCGGACAATCCATCGGTGCGGGGCATGGTGCGCAAAGTCGCCCATCTCGTGCGGTGGGAAGCTGTGGAACGACCGGCACCGAGCGAGGTGACCCGTTGA
- the rplN gene encoding 50S ribosomal protein L14 → MVQPMSKLKVADNSGARVIQCIRVLRGNARYGNIGDIIVASVKDAIPGAAVEKGEVVRAVIVRTARGIRRPDGSFVRFDENAAVLIDKNNNPVGTRVFGPVARELRSSFVKILSLAPEVV, encoded by the coding sequence ATGGTGCAACCTATGAGCAAACTGAAAGTCGCCGATAACTCAGGTGCGCGGGTGATCCAATGCATTCGCGTCTTACGGGGCAACGCCCGTTACGGCAACATCGGTGACATCATTGTCGCTTCGGTGAAAGACGCCATCCCTGGTGCGGCGGTGGAGAAGGGCGAGGTCGTCCGCGCGGTCATCGTGCGGACGGCGCGGGGCATTCGGCGTCCCGACGGCAGTTTCGTGCGGTTTGACGAAAACGCCGCCGTGCTCATCGACAAAAACAACAACCCTGTTGGGACACGCGTGTTCGGACCCGTTGCACGGGAATTGCGCAGCAGTTTCGTGAAAATCCTTTCGTTGGCGCCTGAAGTCGTCTAA